The genomic region TCGAGTAACCATGCCCTTTTAAAGAACCCAAAACCCAGAGACAATCAATATATATGTAATCTTCTGTCTCAATAGGATTCCAAGCCTTTTCTGCAGGGATATACTCAATGAAACACTTGCCACGTTCAACATTTTTTAGAAAAACAAGTCCTTCATCAAAACGTTCAGATAGCCAAGCTTTTTTGGAGGATACCTGAGCATCTTTGGTGTTAGAAATAGCACAACAAATATGCTCTTTTTCCAAATTTTCCTTTGTCACCTGGATGTATTTCATAACCAATACCTCCTTTCCACTTAAGAAAACGTTATCACCCTTTGTTTTCATTGTAGCAAAATCAGATGATTATGACAAAAGAAAAACTAACCTTTGATAGGCTAGTTTCTTTTTTTCTTAGGTTCTGGTAGTTCTTCGTACACGGCTTGCAGCAAGCGGCTGAGTAAAGCTTTGTCATCAAGATGATCAACTAAAAGCATCTTTTTAGCACCATCATAGGGAAGTTCAAGCCTTGCTTCTGGTAATAAAGCAGTAGCAGACTTAGTGGGTTTAATCAAAAAACGATTGTCATAAATCCCACCAATGAGCTTACCACGATAATAAAGGATATATTCTCCCATGATTGCACGGTAGGAAATCTCTGGAATTTCTGAAAGCTTGTCTAATATAAAAACTAAGTATTCTTTACTCGATGCTATATCATTCACTCCTTAATCATAAGTTCTCCAAGAGCTCTTTCACATACAAATCTAGCTGGTTAATCGCATATCGACCGTGAGCCAGACCCGCTTTGATTTCCAAGCGACTGTCTGGTAAAAAATCATGTAAATACCTTGCTGAAGCAAGCATTCTCTTAGCTTCTTTTTCTCCAACAATGATACGAACACGCGCTGATGATTCTTTCAAACTTGGTTTTGCTTGATACAAGCTACTAGCCTTTGTAAATGCCATCAAGTTTTGTTTTGAAAGTTTCCTTGTGTCCTCGTAATAGTGCGCAAATAAATTAGCTCGCATACCAAGATAGCGAAACTGCCATTTGGCAAACCACTTCTTTCGTATCAAGTGTTATACATACTGAAATACTAACCTCTCATAGATTTCGGTCTCAGTGAAAAAACATTGCTTTAGTTGTTTTTCAAAATACAGAGTATCCAGAAATTTTCCTCTTTCAACACATGTGATATATCCATTTAATAACATCGATGAAATTATTCGCCTATTCTTTGATATTTCTTTATAAAAATCTGAACACCTACACATTTCTCTAGCCAAAACCATAAAAGCATCATGATTTAAGACATCTAGTGTATTTGCAAATATCAATAATTTGTAATATCCCCAGTATTCAACACTAAATAAATAATTTGTTAAATAAGATAAATTATCACTAGAATAATAAGTCTCTCCCGATAAATCTTGTAATCTAATTTTTAACAAAATAGTATTTATTTGATGAAATTTGCTCCACTTAGAATTTGACTCCATTTGTCTATAGAGTAATTTTTTCATACCTTCAACATCATGATTAGATACAAAACAATTAACCTTTAACAAAAGCTCACTTAATTCATCACGATGAAAGTCATAAACAGCATACATAAATTCCTCAATCGGTACATTAACCTCATCTAAAACAGCTAAAAACTTTGAAATTGTTAGATCAGTCTCACCATTTTCAAAACATGATAACTGAGATGTTGATATACCTGCTTTTACAACATTTTTTAGTCGTAATCCTCTAGATTCACGAAACTTTTTAAAAATTTTTCCAACTTTTTCATATTGCACCTCTGATATGCATATACGGGAGATTTCTTAATTTTCAGTATTTTATCATAAAATATAAAATGAAAGTGAGGAAATTTACATGAAAAACAATAGGTTATTAACTATATTACTTCTAGCCTTTGAAGGAATCATTATTATTGTTATGGGTTAATTGCTATTTGAAAAATAAAAAAGCGAAGGCATAACTACAATGTCTTCACTAAAATATTTTATACATAAAAGTATTTATTCAATACAATCCTACTTAATAATAGCTAAAAATAACCCTACTTCGCTGTTTCAGAAACTCATACAAGCAGTGATACTGCCTCAACATGGTGCGTATTTGGGAGTGAAACTATCCAGTGGATAGTTTCAGCAGCTTACCTTAAAATTCAAAAGCAAGCTAAATTCTTATTCTGCGTTTTTAACTAGTAAACTTACACATTCAGCATGTTTTGAGATGAATTCATAGCTATCAAGAAATATTGGCTCAAATGCTTTTATCGAAAATTCTCTCTGTGGAAACATATCCACAGAGGGCTTTCGTATGTGAGAACATATCAGTCAAAGTATGGATTTATTACATAGCTCCTCTAATACAGTTCTTAGGAAAAAATGCTTCCCAAACACTATCTTCCATACAAACTTAATTGGTTCACTACTTAAATATTTTTGACCTGGGATTTTAATACTTCATAACCTAATTTGTTGATAACATGTTCAATGTCTTTTATGGATACTTTTTCATCGTCAAATTCCACCCTCACCTTGCTTGAATTAAATAGTACTTTTAAACTCTCTTTACTTACCCCATCCAAAGATTTTACACCATTCTCTATTTTTTGCATACAAGACGGACATGTTAATGTTTCTAATTGAATCGTTGCTTTTTGCATTTTCTTCTCTCCTTTAGTTTATACCGATTTTATTATACTCGATTATTATCATCATTAAATTGATTTGCATCAACAGCTTAATTTGTTGTTTATTTTCATAGTTTGTAGCGTAGCAACCTCATGCCATTTAAAATGACCACTAATATGCTTGCTTCGTGTACTAACATTCCGATTGACATATTCATCCAATCACTAAAAAATACGCTGGCAAGAAGGACTAATACAACCCCTACTGCAATAATAATATTTTGAAGCATGTTATTAGCGGTTGCTTTTGTTAAACCTAATGCATGTGGCAAGCGGCTGAAATCTGAATTCATTAAAACAACATCTGAAGTTTCGATTGCTACATCTGTTCCATTTCCCATAGCAATTCCAATTTGTGCTAGAGCTAGTGAAGGACTATCATTTACTCCGTCCCCAACAAATGCAACAATTTGATCTCTTTCTTGCAGTACTTTAATATATGCTGATTTATCTTCCGGCAACATATGCCCGTGGGCCTCTGTAAGACCTAGTTCACGTGCTACTAAATCAACTGTTCCTTGGTTATCACCAGAAAGAACTACTAGATTTTTAACACCAAGTTTTTTCAACTTTTTAAGATCATCTTTTACACCCGGGCGAATTTGATCACGAATACCCATCAATGCTTTTAATTCACCATCAACTGATGTTAAAACAAGTGAATTTCCATCTTTCTCAAATCTGGCAATATCTGCACGAGCTTTTTCACTTAAAAGAATGTTTTCTTGCTCCATTAGTGCCACATTACCGACTGCAACTTTATGACCTTCTACATGAGCTACAATTCCTCCACCTTTTACAACATCTGTTTTTTCAATTGTATATAATTTTATATCTCCAATATATTCTACAACTGCTTTTGCTAATGGATGATCTGATTCCTTTTCAACACTTGCTAGATACCCTAATACTTCATATACATTATCTGCATAAATTTCTTTATCAGCTACTTTGGGATTTCCTATTGTTAATGTACCTGTTTTGTCAAATACCATGGTATCTAGTCTGCTAAAGTCACTAATAACCTCGCTACCTTTTAGAAGGACTCCATGACGTGCTCCATTGCCAATCCCCGCGACGTTTGAAACCGGTACACCGATTACCAATGCTCCTGGACATCCTAAAACTAATATTGTAATTGCAAGTTCAATATCCCTTGAAAATATCCATACAATAAAAGAGAGAACTAAAACAGCTGGTGTGTAGTATTTAGAAAATCTATCAATGAAACGTTCTGCTTCTGATTTTGAATCCTGTGCTTCTTCAACCAACTCAATGATTTTACCAAAAGTAGTATCCTCACCTACACGATCAGCAGTGATTTGAATAGTTCCATTTTCTAAAATTGTTCCGGCATATACCCCCGAATCTTTCTTTTTACTTACAGGAACCGCTTCTCCTGTAATACTTGCTTCATTAATATGCCCTTCTCCTGTTAACACTGTACCGTCAACTGGGATTTTTGCACCCGTTTTAACAAGCAAAATATCTCCTACATCAACTTCATCTATTTCTACTTCTTCAAACTCACCATTTTTCAGTTGCTTTAGAGCAACTTCAGGCGCCATTTCAGTTAATTCTTTTATTGCAGAACGTGTTTTATTCAGTGTTCTTTGTTCTAGATAAGCTCCAAATAGAAATAAAAAGGTAACAATTGCTGACTCCTTATAATTTCTAATTAGAAACGCGCCAATGACTGCAATGGTCACTAACACATCAATACTGACTACTTTAACTCTGAGTGCTTGATACGCTTGGATGGCAATCGGTATAACTCCTAAAACAGAGGCAATTATTAGTGACCATATGGCTATAGGTTCGTTTTGAAATCCTAATTTACTAACATATGCAATTATTATTAAAATTGCACTTACTATTGTAATATGATTCTTTCTTCCTAAAATTAATTTTTGCATATTCATACTCCTTCCTATTATGATTTTTATTAATTGTATCACTTGTTTCTTTTATGATTCATATGCTTTATCTAATTCTGCCAACAGGTTATATACTGCTTCATAGCTTTCACAAACATCCTCTGGAACTGTATAATTGTCTGTAATTTTACGTAACTTTACAAATTCATCTACTAAGTCAGGTTTTCCCCTTCCTGTATCTTTTAATTTTTTTGCAAGCTTATCATATACTTCACGAACTTGGTGAAATTCTGGATGATTGCCGCCATGAACTCGTGCTACAACTGGTACATACTGTGCTAATGTTTTTAAATGTATTTCCTTAACTTGATTAAAATCTAATTTTTTTGACATATTTTTTCCTTCTTTCTTTTTTTGGGGGTTGATTACATTATATAAGGGATTAAAAGATATTAACTTGATCTACATCAAGTTTGTTCTTTTTACGCAGAAAAATAGAACAGTTGGTATTTTTAAATTAATACCAACTGTTCTATTTTTTATTTTAAGATTATCTGCTATATCAGCAACAAACCATCTAAATCTAAAATCTCAATCTTTCTGTTTCTTTTTTGCTTTATATAACCTGCCTCTTCAAAATCAGCCAACGTTCTACTTATCGTTTCTGGTGTCGTTCCTAAATAAGAGGCTAAATCCTTTTTACTCATTGGTAATTCAATTTCTGTTGGACTATCTCCGCCATCTGTACACTCTGCAAGAAACAACGCTAATCTAGCCTCCACTTTCTCGGTGACAAATCTAGTTATTTGTTTTTCTGATATTTCCAGTCGGTTAGAAAACTCAGCTAAAATCTTCAAAGATATCGTAGGGTACTTTAATAAAAATTCTTGTAAGTCATTTTTACTAATCATACATACATCGGTATCAATCATCGCTTCTGCATACGCTTCATGGATTGATTCGCGAAACAGAGCTAATTCTCCTGTAAAATCTCCTGGATTTAAAATTCTCAATAATTGCTCTTTTCCAGACTCAGATAAACGGTAGATTCTAATTTTACCATTACTTACAACATATAAGACATTAGATGTATCTCCTTCTCGATAAAGCACTTCACCCTTTTTATATGAAATTGACTTCATGACTTTCATAATTTCTTCCATCTGTTCTTCTTCTAGATGATTAAAGATTGGAACAACACTGATACATGAAACCTGTGAACCTGCCTCATGTTTGTGATGATGAATGTGTGAGGAAGGATTATAGAGTTTTTTTCTTATATCTTGCTTGGAATCCTTTTTCGACATTCAGATACTCCTTTCATAACTTATTTTGGGACTTGTTTATTTATTTCCAAGTATTCATGAGTCTAGTAAATGCAAGTGAATTCATGTGGAATTCTTATTAGATTATCGCCTTAGCCTAGACTTTCCATTGTTTTTTTAGATGGCCTATTTCTTACTTAAGTCCTCGGATAAGGGAATACAATTCTGATTTTTTCACAGCCATTCATTTAACCTCTCTCATCTATTATGTGTTTTATATTTAGTATTCAGTAATATCTATACCTGCTTTTAATAATCTTTCATATCTCTCGTGGGAGATATGAACTGCTATAGGCTTCCCATTTTTCAAAACAAAAGCTGTTTTATCTTCCTTATCGATACCTAAATCCACATTTTTGCCAGCAATCTTTTCAACTCACCAAACCTATATTCAAATTCGTAAATCCGGTGAGTAATCCACCGCTCTTGGATAACTTCCCTCAAAGCAAAAATCCGTGATTATCCTTCCGGCTTAGAACCAGACCTCAAACCACGGAAAGCCTTTATTTGCTTATCTTATACACCCTTAATTATTCACCCTTGACATCAATACTACCGTCTCAACATGGTGTGTATTCGGGAACAAATCCACTGGCTGTACTTTTTGGAGTTTGTAGCCGAATTCTTGGTAGAGCTTGATGTCACGCGCCATGGTTGCTGGGTTACATGAGATGTAAGTAACTTTTTCTGGCTGCATAGCTACGCTTGCTTTGATGAAGTTTTCTGTCAAACCTTTACGTGGTGGGTCAACCAAGATAACGCTTGGTTTGATACCATTTTTACTCCATGTTGCCATAGCATGCTCTGCTGAATCTGCCACATAATGCGCATTGGTAATGCCATTAAGCGCAGCATTGCGTTTTGCATCTTCAACAGCTTCTTCAATCACTTCAACACCGTAAACTGCTTTAACATTTTTCGCAAATGAAAGACCGATAGTTCCAATACCAGAATAAGCATCAATCACGATATCATCAGCTGTCAAATCAGAAAAATCAATGGCTATTTGGTAAAGTTTTTCAGCCATTTCAGTGTTCACTTGATAGAATGAACGTGCTGAAATTTCATATTGATTGCCAAGCATGCTGTCAACAATCGTGTCTTTACCATAAAGCGTTCTAAATTCCTTGCCGAAAATGGCATTGGTATTTTTATCGTTAATGTTTTGGATGATTGATTTCACCGCTGGAAATTCTACGACAATTTTTTCGATGATTTGCTCGATGCGGAAAATTTTCGGACGTGTTGTGACAAAAACAAGCATCATTTCACCAGAGTAGTGTCCACGACGAACCATCAAGGTACGAATTAAACCAGTTTCCTCTTTTTCATCGTATGGTTTAAGGTCAAAACGACGAAGCAAATCACGGGTGAAATTAATCAAACGGTCAATTTCTTTATTTTGAATGTAAAAATCAGAAATTGGCATCAAGTCATGTGAATGTTTGCGGAAAAAGCCAGTTTCCAACTGCCCATTAACACGACGAACTGGTACTTGTGCTTTGTTACGGTAGGCGTAAGGATGCTCCATCCCAAGTGTTTCTAACACTTCAACATCTGAAATACCAGCTGTTTTGTACAAGTTATCAGCAACTTGTTTGCGTTTGAATTTCAACTGTTCAGCGTAAGCCAAGTGTCCAAAATCCGCAATTCCTGTACGCAAGTAATCCACATTCAAATCTTGGTTACGGTGTTTAGAAATAGTGAGGTATTCTTCAACCTTACCAAAACCAATATTTTTCTTCACTTTCAAGACGCGCATCTTGATTTTTTCACCTGGAAGAGCATTTTCAACAAAAAAGACGAAGCCATCAACTTTGGCAACCCCTGCTCCTTCGTGTGATAAATCTGTGATTTCAACCTCTACAATGCTATTTTTTTCTAACATATTTTCCTTTCATGCCTGACTTATATAAGCCATCAGTAATACCTTATTCTCGGTTTCTTCACTATAAAAAATAGAGAAGCTTAACTGCCTCTCTATTATATCATATTATTAACGTAGCCCAAGGTCCTTCAACTCTTTTTGATATTTATTGAAATCAATAGCAATTCCAAGACCACCATACATATCGTAATCATCGGTCCAGTCGCCTTCCGCAGGAACTGTCTTTTGCTCAATTCCTTTTTGACCACTTGTTACCACACCCAAACCTTCTTTGATAAGAAATGGATAAGAAATATTAGTTGAGGTGAGGGTATAGATTTTGCCGATTGCTGCTGAGCCTGTAAAGAGTTTTGAAGGATCTTTAATTTGATTGACGATTGCTGAAACCACTTGTTGTTGACGTTGTGTACGACCATAATCGCCATCATCATCCTTACGAAAACGCGCATAATTTAGCAAAGTTCGTCCATCCATGCGTTGTTGACCAACTTCAATGGTCTGATTAGGAACACTACCATCTGCTTGTATGTTAAGGTCATCTGGTACTTCAACCGATGACACTTCTTGACCATCAACCGTACCAAACTTGGCATCTATCTTTACGCCTTTTGGAAAGAGCGTATTGATAGCTTCTGCGAAGGTTTCAAAATCAACCATGACATAATACTTGACGTTAATATCAAAATTATCCTTCAAGGTTTTGCGCATGAGCTCAGCACCTTGACGGTCATCTTGTTCACCAATGTTAAATGCCACATTTAGCTTTTGGTCATTAGCATAGTCATTATAGCTGACACCATTAATATTCACCAAAGTATCACGCATGAAGCTAACTAGTTTAACTTTACCTTCTTTGTTGCC from Streptococcus lutetiensis harbors:
- a CDS encoding GNAT family N-acetyltransferase — encoded protein: MKTKGDNVFLSGKEVLVMKYIQVTKENLEKEHICCAISNTKDAQVSSKKAWLSERFDEGLVFLKNVERGKCFIEYIPAEKAWNPIETEDYIYIDCLWVLGSLKGHGYSTDLLEACIADSKAKGKKGLCILSAAKKKPFLADPKYLAYKGFKVADEADNDIQLWYLPFSNEAKVPSFKACVKHSHIFM
- a CDS encoding TfoX/Sxy family protein; this encodes MASSKEYLVFILDKLSEIPEISYRAIMGEYILYYRGKLIGGIYDNRFLIKPTKSATALLPEARLELPYDGAKKMLLVDHLDDKALLSRLLQAVYEELPEPKKKRN
- a CDS encoding heavy-metal-associated domain-containing protein codes for the protein MQKATIQLETLTCPSCMQKIENGVKSLDGVSKESLKVLFNSSKVRVEFDDEKVSIKDIEHVINKLGYEVLKSQVKNI
- a CDS encoding heavy metal translocating P-type ATPase — translated: MQKLILGRKNHITIVSAILIIIAYVSKLGFQNEPIAIWSLIIASVLGVIPIAIQAYQALRVKVVSIDVLVTIAVIGAFLIRNYKESAIVTFLFLFGAYLEQRTLNKTRSAIKELTEMAPEVALKQLKNGEFEEVEIDEVDVGDILLVKTGAKIPVDGTVLTGEGHINEASITGEAVPVSKKKDSGVYAGTILENGTIQITADRVGEDTTFGKIIELVEEAQDSKSEAERFIDRFSKYYTPAVLVLSFIVWIFSRDIELAITILVLGCPGALVIGVPVSNVAGIGNGARHGVLLKGSEVISDFSRLDTMVFDKTGTLTIGNPKVADKEIYADNVYEVLGYLASVEKESDHPLAKAVVEYIGDIKLYTIEKTDVVKGGGIVAHVEGHKVAVGNVALMEQENILLSEKARADIARFEKDGNSLVLTSVDGELKALMGIRDQIRPGVKDDLKKLKKLGVKNLVVLSGDNQGTVDLVARELGLTEAHGHMLPEDKSAYIKVLQERDQIVAFVGDGVNDSPSLALAQIGIAMGNGTDVAIETSDVVLMNSDFSRLPHALGLTKATANNMLQNIIIAVGVVLVLLASVFFSDWMNMSIGMLVHEASILVVILNGMRLLRYKL
- a CDS encoding Crp/Fnr family transcriptional regulator, with the protein product MSKKDSKQDIRKKLYNPSSHIHHHKHEAGSQVSCISVVPIFNHLEEEQMEEIMKVMKSISYKKGEVLYREGDTSNVLYVVSNGKIRIYRLSESGKEQLLRILNPGDFTGELALFRESIHEAYAEAMIDTDVCMISKNDLQEFLLKYPTISLKILAEFSNRLEISEKQITRFVTEKVEARLALFLAECTDGGDSPTEIELPMSKKDLASYLGTTPETISRTLADFEEAGYIKQKRNRKIEILDLDGLLLI
- the rlmD gene encoding 23S rRNA (uracil(1939)-C(5))-methyltransferase RlmD, producing the protein MLEKNSIVEVEITDLSHEGAGVAKVDGFVFFVENALPGEKIKMRVLKVKKNIGFGKVEEYLTISKHRNQDLNVDYLRTGIADFGHLAYAEQLKFKRKQVADNLYKTAGISDVEVLETLGMEHPYAYRNKAQVPVRRVNGQLETGFFRKHSHDLMPISDFYIQNKEIDRLINFTRDLLRRFDLKPYDEKEETGLIRTLMVRRGHYSGEMMLVFVTTRPKIFRIEQIIEKIVVEFPAVKSIIQNINDKNTNAIFGKEFRTLYGKDTIVDSMLGNQYEISARSFYQVNTEMAEKLYQIAIDFSDLTADDIVIDAYSGIGTIGLSFAKNVKAVYGVEVIEEAVEDAKRNAALNGITNAHYVADSAEHAMATWSKNGIKPSVILVDPPRKGLTENFIKASVAMQPEKVTYISCNPATMARDIKLYQEFGYKLQKVQPVDLFPNTHHVETVVLMSRVNN
- a CDS encoding LCP family protein; translated protein: MAQDKLSRHEELRYEYLLRNLEYLNPQQKEEFGYLYHKKQMIMREMSSGYPSSANKEPNYERYDDYGDYYEYYDYYDDDYDDDYDDYDNQVTSQGLPKYPQAKKSRSSKRKKKSKKQTSYLDYYEGIAHEEPKATKAKKPKKKNHKKRFKHFLQFCGFLVVIVMIGMVYMFYHGVHEVSSGETNYSAAVVEPFNGQDSRDGTNILILGSDKRISQGSSDARTDTIMVMNIGNKEGKVKLVSFMRDTLVNINGVSYNDYANDQKLNVAFNIGEQDDRQGAELMRKTLKDNFDINVKYYVMVDFETFAEAINTLFPKGVKIDAKFGTVDGQEVSSVEVPDDLNIQADGSVPNQTIEVGQQRMDGRTLLNYARFRKDDDGDYGRTQRQQQVVSAIVNQIKDPSKLFTGSAAIGKIYTLTSTNISYPFLIKEGLGVVTSGQKGIEQKTVPAEGDWTDDYDMYGGLGIAIDFNKYQKELKDLGLR